Proteins co-encoded in one Paenibacillus sp. genomic window:
- a CDS encoding four-carbon acid sugar kinase family protein: MADNTLLLAFYGDDFTGSTDAMEALAKSGYRTVLFLAPPTAELLRRFEGIRCVGVAGTSRAKAPKDMEEELRPIMKELAVSGAPLVHYKTCSTFDSAPEVGSIGHAIRVSRDYFPSGQVVPLLVGAPALGRYTVFGNHFARMKDETYRLDRHPVMSRHPITPMDEADLRLHLGKQIDESIGLMNILELEGAFVDVLRRYKAKLTGSDSIVLHDVLDDERLLTSGGLLWETAGAEPQFVVGSSGIEYALTAYWKRIGLEATASAAKQPNVAAADRILAVSGSASPVSRQQIETALAQGFHGIRIAPEQIADGGSAPAELIEETVRRLREGQDVVLYTALGPDDPAIAATREKLAAAGLQGNESGEFIGGQLGRWTRRIVREAGLRRVVIAGGDTSGFVMKEMGGYGLEMLLPVSPGAPLCKLYSEDGETDGLEVALKGGQFGSPDYFMKVKTSASE; encoded by the coding sequence ATGGCAGACAACACATTACTATTAGCCTTTTACGGCGATGACTTTACGGGGTCGACCGACGCGATGGAGGCGCTCGCGAAGAGCGGGTACCGCACGGTGCTGTTCCTTGCGCCGCCGACGGCGGAGCTGCTGAGGCGCTTCGAAGGCATCCGCTGCGTCGGCGTCGCCGGCACGAGCCGGGCGAAAGCGCCGAAGGATATGGAAGAAGAGCTTCGTCCGATCATGAAGGAGCTCGCCGTGTCCGGCGCGCCGCTAGTTCACTACAAGACGTGCTCCACCTTCGACTCCGCGCCGGAGGTCGGCAGCATCGGACATGCGATCCGCGTGTCTCGGGACTATTTCCCGAGCGGGCAGGTCGTGCCGCTGCTGGTCGGCGCGCCCGCGTTAGGACGCTACACCGTATTCGGCAACCATTTCGCCCGGATGAAAGACGAGACGTACCGCCTCGACCGCCATCCGGTCATGTCGCGGCATCCGATCACGCCGATGGACGAAGCGGACCTTCGCCTCCACCTCGGCAAGCAGATCGACGAATCGATCGGTCTGATGAACATTCTGGAGCTGGAAGGCGCGTTCGTCGACGTGCTGAGACGGTACAAAGCGAAGCTGACCGGCTCCGATTCGATCGTGCTGCACGACGTGCTGGACGACGAGCGCCTGCTGACGAGCGGCGGACTGCTGTGGGAGACGGCCGGCGCCGAGCCGCAATTCGTCGTCGGCTCCTCTGGGATCGAATACGCGCTCACCGCGTATTGGAAGCGCATCGGCCTCGAAGCGACGGCTTCCGCGGCGAAGCAGCCGAACGTTGCGGCCGCGGATCGAATCCTGGCCGTATCCGGCAGCGCGTCGCCGGTCAGCCGTCAGCAGATCGAGACGGCGCTCGCTCAAGGGTTCCACGGCATCCGCATCGCTCCGGAGCAGATCGCGGACGGCGGCAGCGCGCCGGCCGAGCTGATCGAGGAGACGGTGCGCCGCCTCCGAGAAGGGCAGGACGTCGTGCTGTACACCGCGCTCGGGCCGGACGATCCGGCGATCGCCGCCACGCGGGAGAAGCTCGCGGCCGCAGGGCTGCAGGGCAACGAGTCCGGCGAGTTTATCGGCGGCCAGCTCGGACGGTGGACGCGGCGCATCGTACGCGAAGCCGGGCTCCGTCGAGTCGTCATCGCCGGCGGCGACACGTCGGGCTTCGTCATGAAAGAGATGGGCGGATACGGGCTCGAGATGCTTCTTCCGGTATCGCCGGGGGCGCCTTTATGCAAACTGTATTCGGAAGACGGGGAAACGGACGGTCTGGAAGTAGCGCTGAAAGGCGGCCAGTTCGGAAGCCCCGACTACTTTATGAAAGTCAAGACGAGCGCCAGCGAATAA
- a CDS encoding acryloyl-CoA reductase yields the protein MESYRAFVVRKEDGRFSAGWERRRFEELPEGDVTIRTIYSSVNYKDGLAAAEHGKVVAAYPIVPGIDAAGVVAASNDARFREGDLVLATGYGLGVSHDGGFAEYVRLPADWLVPLPDGLTLKEAMALGTAGFTAALSLQRLIENGVRPEDGPVLVLGATGGVGSLAVAMLSRAGFRVTASTGKAAEHEYLRRLGAAEIVGRGELADEKQAPLRKQRFAAAVDPVGGKGLRGVLAHIRYGGSVAVSGMAGGSEFEASVFPFILRGVSLLGIDSVQCPMERRAALWRSMAGPWKPEGLLADVATEVEADALQERLSDILRGGVRGRIVVRLGEPPHE from the coding sequence ATGGAGTCGTATCGCGCATTCGTCGTGCGGAAGGAGGACGGCCGATTTTCCGCCGGCTGGGAACGCCGCCGGTTCGAGGAGCTGCCGGAAGGCGACGTGACGATTCGGACGATCTATTCGAGCGTCAATTACAAGGATGGTTTGGCCGCGGCCGAGCACGGGAAGGTCGTCGCCGCGTACCCGATCGTGCCGGGCATCGACGCCGCCGGCGTCGTCGCGGCATCGAACGACGCGCGGTTCCGCGAAGGCGACCTCGTCCTCGCGACCGGCTACGGACTCGGCGTGTCGCATGACGGCGGGTTCGCCGAATACGTCCGGCTGCCGGCCGACTGGCTCGTGCCGCTGCCGGACGGGCTGACGCTGAAGGAAGCGATGGCGCTCGGCACGGCCGGCTTCACGGCGGCGCTGTCGCTGCAGCGGCTGATCGAGAACGGCGTGCGCCCCGAGGACGGCCCGGTGCTCGTGCTCGGCGCGACCGGCGGCGTCGGCAGCCTCGCCGTGGCGATGCTGTCGCGCGCCGGCTTCCGCGTGACGGCGAGCACCGGCAAGGCGGCGGAGCATGAGTACCTGCGCCGGCTGGGCGCCGCGGAGATCGTCGGCCGCGGCGAGCTGGCGGACGAGAAACAGGCGCCGCTGCGCAAGCAGCGGTTCGCCGCCGCCGTCGATCCGGTCGGCGGGAAGGGGCTGCGCGGCGTGCTCGCGCACATCCGGTACGGCGGCTCCGTCGCGGTGAGCGGCATGGCCGGGGGCAGCGAGTTCGAGGCGTCGGTGTTCCCGTTTATTTTGCGCGGCGTCAGCTTGCTCGGCATCGATTCGGTGCAATGCCCGATGGAGCGGCGCGCGGCGCTGTGGCGGAGCATGGCGGGACCGTGGAAGCCGGAGGGGCTGCTGGCGGACGTCGCGACGGAGGTCGAGGCGGACGCGCTGCAGGAGCGCTTGAGCGACATTTTGCGGGGCGGCGTCCGCGGCCGCATCGTCGTCCGGCTCGGCGAGCCGCCGCACGAATAA
- a CDS encoding zinc-dependent alcohol dehydrogenase — protein MKAVYVEDAYKVVVKEVDIPELAPNEVLIKVAAAGICGSDIHTYKGLHPFRKPPVIIGHEVAGEIVSVGAAVTKFQVGDRVTVEPQTGCGSCEYCLRGQTNYCGTRGAPGIGGWYGTMAEYFAAPEPTVFKLPDGMSYDVGVLVEPFAVGVHAVRKAGIEVGDKVAVLGAGPIGLLAMAAAKAAGATTTFVSDVMDYALDTASAMGATHTMNIMNVENWTQQAKELVGGEFDKVLIAAGVPGIIDQSLQLLRKGGRVVTIAMFHGTQTFDIHNLQNQEKEIVGCMTYTRADTLTAIDMLAAGAVNHEALISHKLSYEDAAEGFRLVDKKEDRSMKVLVTFA, from the coding sequence GTGAAAGCGGTATATGTGGAAGACGCTTATAAGGTTGTAGTGAAAGAGGTTGACATCCCGGAGCTCGCTCCGAACGAAGTATTGATCAAAGTCGCGGCCGCGGGCATTTGCGGTTCGGACATCCACACGTATAAAGGGCTTCACCCGTTCCGCAAGCCGCCGGTCATTATCGGTCACGAAGTGGCGGGGGAAATCGTCAGCGTCGGCGCTGCGGTAACGAAGTTTCAAGTCGGCGACCGGGTCACGGTAGAGCCGCAAACGGGCTGCGGCAGCTGCGAATACTGCTTGCGCGGCCAGACGAATTACTGCGGCACCCGAGGCGCGCCGGGCATCGGCGGCTGGTACGGCACGATGGCGGAATATTTCGCCGCGCCGGAGCCGACGGTGTTTAAGCTGCCGGACGGCATGAGCTACGATGTCGGCGTCCTCGTCGAGCCGTTCGCGGTCGGCGTGCACGCCGTGCGCAAAGCGGGCATCGAAGTGGGCGACAAGGTCGCCGTGCTCGGCGCCGGACCGATCGGACTGCTCGCGATGGCGGCGGCGAAAGCGGCCGGGGCGACGACGACGTTCGTCTCCGACGTGATGGATTACGCGCTGGATACCGCTTCGGCGATGGGCGCGACGCACACGATGAACATCATGAACGTCGAGAACTGGACGCAACAAGCGAAGGAGCTCGTCGGCGGCGAGTTCGACAAAGTGTTGATCGCGGCCGGCGTGCCGGGCATCATCGACCAGTCGCTGCAGCTGCTCCGCAAAGGCGGCCGCGTCGTGACGATCGCGATGTTCCACGGCACGCAGACGTTCGACATTCACAATCTGCAAAACCAAGAGAAAGAAATTGTCGGCTGCATGACGTACACGCGCGCAGACACGCTGACGGCGATCGACATGCTCGCCGCGGGCGCGGTCAACCACGAGGCGCTCATCTCGCACAAGCTGTCCTACGAGGACGCGGCGGAAGGCTTCCGCCTTGTCGATAAGAAAGAAGATCGTTCCATGAAGGTGCTCGTAACGTTCGCATAA
- a CDS encoding GntR family transcriptional regulator, with protein sequence MEETNLTNASSAQPLLKDIAYDKIKTLILEEQFEPGRFLSERELIALLNMSKTPIKNALTRLESEGFVTVSSKQGIIINDLSISRIIDIYDLRTVLEVYNCEVIAGKLTPERIARLEKNLDETADIVGRLSVREFAKADHEFHLLLCEFAGNQEVYRVLLNYQDHLLRITLKHLNKEPQRMVRFLQDHRDILESLKTDRAEAVERMRAHLQNSKKKLFE encoded by the coding sequence ATGGAGGAAACGAATTTGACGAATGCGTCGTCCGCGCAGCCTCTGCTGAAGGACATCGCATACGACAAGATCAAAACCTTGATACTAGAAGAACAGTTCGAGCCCGGACGGTTTTTGTCGGAACGCGAGCTGATCGCCCTTCTGAACATGAGCAAGACGCCGATCAAGAACGCGCTGACTCGTCTCGAGTCCGAGGGGTTCGTCACCGTATCGTCGAAGCAGGGCATTATCATCAACGATTTGAGCATCAGCCGAATCATCGACATTTACGATTTGCGCACGGTGCTTGAGGTGTACAACTGCGAAGTCATCGCCGGCAAATTGACGCCGGAGAGAATCGCGCGGCTGGAGAAGAACCTCGACGAAACGGCGGACATCGTGGGACGGCTGTCCGTCCGCGAGTTCGCGAAGGCGGACCACGAGTTCCATCTGCTGCTATGCGAGTTCGCGGGCAACCAAGAGGTGTATCGCGTCCTGTTAAACTACCAGGACCATCTGCTGCGAATCACGTTGAAGCACTTGAACAAAGAGCCCCAGCGCATGGTGCGCTTCCTGCAGGACCATCGAGACATTCTCGAGAGTCTAAAGACAGATCGGGCGGAAGCGGTGGAGCGGATGCGGGCGCATTTGCAAAATTCCAAGAAAAAGCTGTTCGAATAG
- a CDS encoding ribulose-bisphosphate carboxylase large subunit family protein, with amino-acid sequence MEERVLASYYIETPYPLEQAAEVMAGEQSTGTFVSVPGETEELKERHAARVVRIEPLDETDRPSLPHALAPAGSPKYRRANVTLSFPLHNFGPSLPNLLATIAGNLYELREFSGLRLTDLELPASFAAKYPGPRFGIAGTRKLAGVYERPIIGTIVKPSIGLPLTEYRTLVRELAEAGLDFVKDDELCADPPYAPFAERVRVVMEEIERAADKTGKKMMYAFNITGDIDEMRRNHDLVAKSGGTCVMVGINNVGFAAVAHLRSYTELPIHGHRNQWGAMTRCPQLGMSFTAYQKLCRLAGVDHLHTNGLNSKFAEPNEQVARSIRDCLTPFLGGYEVMPVLSSAQWAGTAIPSYEAAQSLDVIQVAGGGILAHPGGAAAGVRSMQQGWEAAVRGQTLEQYAAIHPELRQAIETFGKKG; translated from the coding sequence GTGGAAGAGCGCGTACTAGCTTCGTACTATATTGAAACCCCTTACCCTCTCGAGCAGGCGGCGGAGGTCATGGCGGGCGAGCAATCGACCGGCACGTTCGTCTCCGTACCCGGAGAGACGGAAGAATTGAAGGAGCGGCACGCCGCTCGCGTCGTGCGGATCGAACCGCTCGACGAGACGGATCGTCCGTCGCTCCCGCACGCGCTGGCGCCCGCCGGATCGCCGAAGTACCGCCGCGCGAACGTGACGCTGTCGTTCCCGCTGCACAACTTCGGTCCGTCGCTGCCGAATTTGCTGGCGACGATCGCCGGCAATTTGTACGAGCTGCGGGAATTTTCGGGGCTGCGTCTGACCGATCTGGAGCTGCCTGCCTCGTTCGCCGCGAAGTATCCCGGACCGCGGTTCGGCATCGCCGGCACGCGGAAGCTGGCCGGCGTGTACGAGAGGCCGATCATCGGCACGATCGTCAAGCCCAGCATCGGGCTGCCGCTGACGGAGTATCGGACGCTCGTCCGGGAACTCGCGGAAGCGGGCCTCGACTTCGTCAAAGACGACGAGCTGTGCGCCGATCCGCCGTACGCTCCGTTCGCGGAGCGGGTGCGGGTCGTGATGGAAGAGATCGAACGCGCAGCCGACAAGACGGGCAAGAAGATGATGTACGCCTTCAATATCACAGGCGATATCGACGAGATGCGGCGCAACCACGATCTCGTCGCGAAGTCGGGCGGCACCTGCGTCATGGTCGGCATCAACAACGTCGGCTTCGCGGCCGTCGCCCATTTACGAAGCTATACGGAACTGCCGATCCATGGTCACCGCAATCAATGGGGCGCCATGACGCGCTGTCCGCAGCTCGGCATGAGCTTCACGGCTTACCAGAAGCTGTGCCGGCTGGCGGGCGTCGATCATCTGCACACGAACGGATTGAACAGCAAATTCGCGGAGCCGAACGAGCAGGTCGCCCGGTCGATCCGGGATTGCCTGACGCCGTTCCTCGGGGGGTACGAGGTAATGCCGGTGCTCTCTTCCGCGCAATGGGCGGGCACCGCGATTCCGTCGTACGAAGCGGCTCAATCGCTCGACGTCATTCAAGTGGCGGGCGGCGGGATTCTGGCGCATCCGGGAGGCGCGGCGGCCGGCGTGCGCAGCATGCAGCAAGGCTGGGAAGCGGCCGTTCGCGGACAGACGCTCGAACAGTACGCCGCGATTCATCCGGAGCTGCGGCAAGCGATCGAGACGTTCGGCAAGAAGGGATAG